One part of the Arabidopsis thaliana chromosome 4, partial sequence genome encodes these proteins:
- the SPHK1 gene encoding sphingosine kinase 1 (sphingosine kinase 1 (SPHK1); FUNCTIONS IN: diacylglycerol kinase activity, sphinganine kinase activity, D-erythro-sphingosine kinase activity; INVOLVED IN: activation of protein kinase C activity by G-protein coupled receptor protein signaling pathway, seed germination, response to abscisic acid stimulus; LOCATED IN: plant-type vacuole membrane, vacuole; CONTAINS InterPro DOMAIN/s: Diacylglycerol kinase, catalytic domain (InterPro:IPR001206); BEST Arabidopsis thaliana protein match is: Diacylglycerol kinase family protein (TAIR:AT4G21534.1); Has 6888 Blast hits to 3984 proteins in 1156 species: Archae - 1; Bacteria - 4291; Metazoa - 1136; Fungi - 331; Plants - 472; Viruses - 0; Other Eukaryotes - 657 (source: NCBI BLink).), whose product MDRQPERENDELPSPAIISDRVLVNGVVTPLTLTAEGELRSTESGRRKSTLAKEILSFVVEGNKVRVKTLVEKGGGICCRGSAGDYARNDFVFEPLSDESRKLWSDKFHQHLVSLGRPKKLLVFVNPFGGKKTARKIFQEEVKPLFEDANIQLEIQETKYQLHAKEIVRSMDVSKYDGIVCVSGDGILVEVVNGLLEREDWKTAIKLPIGMVPAGSGNGMIKSLLEPVGLPCSATSATISIIRGRTRSLDVATISQGTTKFFSVLMLAWGLVADIDIESEKFRWMGSARFDIYGLQRIICLRQYHGRILFVPAPGFESYGQRASCSIDKEPSGSDKTLVYQGPDSKLENLDWREMKGPFVSVWLHNVPWGAENTLAAPDAKFSDGFLDLIVMKDCPKLALLSLMTKLSDGTHVQSPYASYLKVKAFVLEPGARIDEPDKEGIIDSDGEVLARGRKSYKCDQKALMSYDKLQISVDQGLATLFSPE is encoded by the exons ATGGATCGTCAGCCGGAGAGGGAGAATGATGAACTACCATCTCCGGCGATAATTTCCGACCGAGTTCTGGTAAATGGTGTTGTCACGCCGTTAACGTTGACCGCCGAGGGAGAGCTACGATCGACGGAATCTGGACGGCGGAAATCGACGTTGGCAAAAGAAATCCTGAGTTTCGTCGTGGAAGGTAACAAGGTTAGAGTAAAGACCTTGGTTGAGAAAGGAGGAGGAATTTGCTGTAGAGGAAGTGCTGGAGATTATGCGAGGAACGATTTCGTTTTCGAGCCTCTCTCTGATGAATCTAGAAAGCTTTGGTCCGATAAGTTCCATCAACACCTCGTCTCTCTCG GTCGGCCAAAGAAATTGCTTGTGTTTGTGAATCCGTTTGGCGGGAAGAAAACAGCGAGAAAGATATTTCAAGAGGAAGTAAAGCCATTGTTTGAAGATGCAAATATTCAACTTGAGATTCAAG AAACCAAGTATCAGTTGCATGCAAAGGAAATTGTTAGGTCCATGGATGTATCAAAATACGATGGTATTGTTTGTGTTAGCGGTGACGGTATCCTTGTTGAG GTTGTAAATGGACTGCTTGAAAGAGAAGACTGGAAGACTGCCATAAAATTGCCGATCGGAATGGTCCCTGCAG GAAGTGGTAATGGCATGATTAAATCATTGTTGGAACCGGTAGGGCTTCCTTGTAGTGCAACAAGTGCTACTATTTCGATAATCCGAG GTCGTACACGTTCTCTAGATGTAGCAACTATCTCACAAGGGACTACCAAATTCTTCAGTGTCTTGATGCTTGCTTGGG GTTTAGTGGCTGATATAGACATCGAGTCAGAGAAATTCAGATGGATGGGTAGTGCTCGCTTTGATATCTAT GGTCTTCAGAGGATAATATGCTTAAGACAATACCATGGACGAATTCTATTTGTGCCAGCTCCTGGGTTCGAAAGCTATGGGCAACGAGCCAGTTGCAGTATAGATAAAGAGCCATCTGGTAGTGATAAGACACTCGTATACCAAGGACCTGATAGTAAACTTGAAAATCTGGATTGGAGAGAAATGAAAGGCCCATTTGTTTCAGTATGGCTTCATAATGTTCCCTGGGGTGCTGAGAACACTTTGGCTGCTCCTGACGCTAAG TTTTCTGATGGCTTCCTGGATTTGATTGTCATGAAAGACTGTCCTAAACTAGCCTTGCTATCACTTATGACAAAGTTGAGTGATGGAACCCATGTCCAATCACCATATGCATCATATCTGAAG GTGAAGGCATTCGTACTGGAGCCAGGTGCACGCATAGACGAACCAGACAAGGAAGGAATCATAGATTCAGATGGAGAAGTTTTggcaagaggaagaaaatcGTACAAATGTGATCAAAAGGCTTTGATGTCTTACGACAAGCTTCAAATAAGTGTTGATCAAGGTTTAGCCACTCTCTTCTCTCCTGAATAA
- the SPHK1 gene encoding sphingosine kinase 1 (sphingosine kinase 1 (SPHK1); FUNCTIONS IN: diacylglycerol kinase activity, sphinganine kinase activity, D-erythro-sphingosine kinase activity; INVOLVED IN: activation of protein kinase C activity by G-protein coupled receptor protein signaling pathway, seed germination, response to abscisic acid stimulus; LOCATED IN: plant-type vacuole membrane, vacuole; CONTAINS InterPro DOMAIN/s: Diacylglycerol kinase, catalytic domain (InterPro:IPR001206); BEST Arabidopsis thaliana protein match is: Diacylglycerol kinase family protein (TAIR:AT4G21534.1); Has 35333 Blast hits to 34131 proteins in 2444 species: Archae - 798; Bacteria - 22429; Metazoa - 974; Fungi - 991; Plants - 531; Viruses - 0; Other Eukaryotes - 9610 (source: NCBI BLink).) encodes MDRQPERENDELPSPAIISDRVLVNGVVTPLTLTAEGELRSTESGRRKSTLAKEILSFVVEGNKVRVKTLVEKGGGICCRGSAGDYARNDFVFEPLSDESRKLWSDKFHQHLVSLGRPKKLLVFVNPFGGKKTARKIFQEEVKPLFEDANIQLEIQETKYQLHAKEIVRSMDVSKYDGIVCVSGDGILVEVVNGLLEREDWKTAIKLPIGMVPAGSGNGMIKSLLEPVGLPCSATSATISIIRGRTRSLDVATISQGTTKFFSVLMLAWGLVADIDIESEKFRWMGSARFDIYGLQRIICLRQYHGRILFVPAPGFESYGQRASCSIDKEPSGSDKTLVYQGPDSKLENLDWREMKGPFVSVWLHNVPWGAENTLAAPDAKTVLN; translated from the exons ATGGATCGTCAGCCGGAGAGGGAGAATGATGAACTACCATCTCCGGCGATAATTTCCGACCGAGTTCTGGTAAATGGTGTTGTCACGCCGTTAACGTTGACCGCCGAGGGAGAGCTACGATCGACGGAATCTGGACGGCGGAAATCGACGTTGGCAAAAGAAATCCTGAGTTTCGTCGTGGAAGGTAACAAGGTTAGAGTAAAGACCTTGGTTGAGAAAGGAGGAGGAATTTGCTGTAGAGGAAGTGCTGGAGATTATGCGAGGAACGATTTCGTTTTCGAGCCTCTCTCTGATGAATCTAGAAAGCTTTGGTCCGATAAGTTCCATCAACACCTCGTCTCTCTCG GTCGGCCAAAGAAATTGCTTGTGTTTGTGAATCCGTTTGGCGGGAAGAAAACAGCGAGAAAGATATTTCAAGAGGAAGTAAAGCCATTGTTTGAAGATGCAAATATTCAACTTGAGATTCAAG AAACCAAGTATCAGTTGCATGCAAAGGAAATTGTTAGGTCCATGGATGTATCAAAATACGATGGTATTGTTTGTGTTAGCGGTGACGGTATCCTTGTTGAG GTTGTAAATGGACTGCTTGAAAGAGAAGACTGGAAGACTGCCATAAAATTGCCGATCGGAATGGTCCCTGCAG GAAGTGGTAATGGCATGATTAAATCATTGTTGGAACCGGTAGGGCTTCCTTGTAGTGCAACAAGTGCTACTATTTCGATAATCCGAG GTCGTACACGTTCTCTAGATGTAGCAACTATCTCACAAGGGACTACCAAATTCTTCAGTGTCTTGATGCTTGCTTGGG GTTTAGTGGCTGATATAGACATCGAGTCAGAGAAATTCAGATGGATGGGTAGTGCTCGCTTTGATATCTAT GGTCTTCAGAGGATAATATGCTTAAGACAATACCATGGACGAATTCTATTTGTGCCAGCTCCTGGGTTCGAAAGCTATGGGCAACGAGCCAGTTGCAGTATAGATAAAGAGCCATCTGGTAGTGATAAGACACTCGTATACCAAGGACCTGATAGTAAACTTGAAAATCTGGATTGGAGAGAAATGAAAGGCCCATTTGTTTCAGTATGGCTTCATAATGTTCCCTGGGGTGCTGAGAACACTTTGGCTGCTCCTGACGCTAAG ACTGTCCTAAACTAG
- the SPHK1 gene encoding sphingosine kinase 1 (sphingosine kinase 1 (SPHK1); FUNCTIONS IN: diacylglycerol kinase activity, sphinganine kinase activity, D-erythro-sphingosine kinase activity; INVOLVED IN: activation of protein kinase C activity by G-protein coupled receptor protein signaling pathway, seed germination, response to abscisic acid stimulus; LOCATED IN: plant-type vacuole membrane, vacuole; CONTAINS InterPro DOMAIN/s: Diacylglycerol kinase, catalytic domain (InterPro:IPR001206); BEST Arabidopsis thaliana protein match is: Diacylglycerol kinase family protein (TAIR:AT4G21534.1); Has 35333 Blast hits to 34131 proteins in 2444 species: Archae - 798; Bacteria - 22429; Metazoa - 974; Fungi - 991; Plants - 531; Viruses - 0; Other Eukaryotes - 9610 (source: NCBI BLink).): MVPAGSGNGMIKSLLEPVGLPCSATSATISIIRGRTRSLDVATISQGTTKFFSVLMLAWGLVADIDIESEKFRWMGSARFDIYGLQRIICLRQYHGRILFVPAPGFESYGQRASCSIDKEPSGSDKTLVYQGPDSKLENLDWREMKGPFVSVWLHNVPWGAENTLAAPDAKFSDGFLDLIVMKDCPKLALLSLMTKLSDGTHVQSPYASYLKVKAFVLEPGARIDEPDKEGIIDSDGEVLARGRKSYKCDQKALMSYDKLQISVDQGLATLFSPE, encoded by the exons ATGGTCCCTGCAG GAAGTGGTAATGGCATGATTAAATCATTGTTGGAACCGGTAGGGCTTCCTTGTAGTGCAACAAGTGCTACTATTTCGATAATCCGAG GTCGTACACGTTCTCTAGATGTAGCAACTATCTCACAAGGGACTACCAAATTCTTCAGTGTCTTGATGCTTGCTTGGG GTTTAGTGGCTGATATAGACATCGAGTCAGAGAAATTCAGATGGATGGGTAGTGCTCGCTTTGATATCTAT GGTCTTCAGAGGATAATATGCTTAAGACAATACCATGGACGAATTCTATTTGTGCCAGCTCCTGGGTTCGAAAGCTATGGGCAACGAGCCAGTTGCAGTATAGATAAAGAGCCATCTGGTAGTGATAAGACACTCGTATACCAAGGACCTGATAGTAAACTTGAAAATCTGGATTGGAGAGAAATGAAAGGCCCATTTGTTTCAGTATGGCTTCATAATGTTCCCTGGGGTGCTGAGAACACTTTGGCTGCTCCTGACGCTAAG TTTTCTGATGGCTTCCTGGATTTGATTGTCATGAAAGACTGTCCTAAACTAGCCTTGCTATCACTTATGACAAAGTTGAGTGATGGAACCCATGTCCAATCACCATATGCATCATATCTGAAG GTGAAGGCATTCGTACTGGAGCCAGGTGCACGCATAGACGAACCAGACAAGGAAGGAATCATAGATTCAGATGGAGAAGTTTTggcaagaggaagaaaatcGTACAAATGTGATCAAAAGGCTTTGATGTCTTACGACAAGCTTCAAATAAGTGTTGATCAAGGTTTAGCCACTCTCTTCTCTCCTGAATAA